The following proteins are co-located in the Pseudomonas synxantha genome:
- a CDS encoding isovaleryl-CoA dehydrogenase → MNYPSLNFALGETIDMLRDQVQAFVAKEIAPRAAQIDIDNLFPVDLWRKFGDMGLLGITVPEEYGGAGLGYLAHVVSMEEISRGSASVALSYGAHSNLCVNQINRNGNHEQKLKYLPKLISGEHVGALAMSEPNAGSDVVSMKLRADKRGDCYVLNGSKTWITNGPDANTYVIYAKTDLEKGAHGITAFIVERDWKGFSRSNKFDKLGMRGSNTCELFFDDVEVPEENILGVLNGGVKVLMSGLDYERVVLSGGPTGIMQACMDLIVPYIHDRKQFGQSIGEFQLIQGKVADMYTQLNASRAYLYAVAQACERGETTRKDAAGVILYSAERATQMALDAIQILGGNGYINEFPAGRLLRDAKLYEIGAGTSEIRRMLIGRELFNETR, encoded by the coding sequence ATGAATTACCCGTCCCTGAACTTCGCCCTCGGCGAGACCATCGACATGCTGCGCGACCAGGTGCAGGCCTTCGTAGCCAAGGAGATCGCACCGCGCGCGGCCCAGATCGACATCGACAACCTGTTCCCCGTCGATCTGTGGCGCAAGTTCGGGGACATGGGCCTGTTGGGCATCACCGTGCCGGAAGAATACGGCGGTGCCGGCCTGGGTTACCTGGCCCACGTGGTGAGCATGGAAGAAATCAGTCGCGGTTCGGCTTCAGTGGCGCTGTCCTACGGCGCGCACTCCAACCTGTGCGTGAACCAGATCAACCGCAACGGTAACCACGAACAAAAACTCAAGTACCTGCCCAAGCTGATCAGCGGCGAGCACGTCGGCGCCCTGGCCATGAGCGAGCCGAATGCCGGCTCCGACGTCGTCTCGATGAAACTGCGTGCCGATAAACGCGGCGACTGCTACGTCCTCAATGGCAGCAAGACCTGGATCACCAACGGCCCCGACGCCAACACCTATGTGATCTATGCCAAGACCGACCTGGAGAAAGGCGCCCACGGCATCACCGCCTTTATCGTCGAGCGCGACTGGAAAGGCTTCAGCCGCAGCAACAAGTTCGACAAGCTGGGCATGCGTGGCTCCAACACCTGCGAGTTGTTTTTCGATGACGTAGAAGTGCCCGAAGAGAACATCCTCGGCGTGCTCAATGGCGGCGTGAAAGTGCTGATGAGCGGCCTGGACTACGAACGCGTGGTGCTGTCCGGGGGCCCTACCGGGATCATGCAAGCATGCATGGATTTGATCGTGCCCTACATCCACGACCGCAAGCAGTTCGGCCAGAGCATCGGCGAATTCCAGCTGATCCAGGGCAAGGTCGCCGACATGTACACCCAGCTCAACGCCAGCCGCGCCTATCTCTACGCGGTGGCCCAGGCTTGCGAGCGCGGCGAGACCACGCGCAAGGACGCCGCCGGGGTGATCCTCTACAGCGCCGAGCGCGCCACGCAGATGGCCCTCGATGCGATCCAGATTCTCGGCGGCAATGGCTATATCAACGAATTCCCCGCCGGCCGCCTGCTGCGCGACGCCAAGCTGTATGAAATCGGCGCCGGTACCAGTGAGATTCGGCGGATGTTGATTGGCCGCGAACTCTTCAACGAAACCCGCTGA
- a CDS encoding AMP-binding protein: protein MHQPNQSYNRGSQDKALLNITIGQAFNRTAAQCPDGEALVVRHQLRRYTWRQLAETVDLHARAFLALGMRTGDRLGIWAPNCAEWLICQVASAKLGVILVNINPAYRSSELDYVLKQSGCQWLVCAGAFKTSDYHAMLQALKPDLRGLISLDPSPPPGFMPWSQLSGLGAGVPPEQLHSREASLHFDQPVNIQYTSGTTGFPKGATLSHHNILNNGYMVGESLGLTAQDRLVVPVPLYHCFGMVMGNLGCITHGTTLIYPNDGFDPLLTLSAVAEEKATGLYGVPTMFIAMLDHPRRAEFDLSSLRTGIMAGATCPIEVMRRVINEMHMREVQIAYGMTETSPVSLQTGADDDIERRVTTVGRTQPQLETKIIDETGNTVARGEIGELCTRGYSVMLGYWNHPEGTREAIDDAGWMHTGDLATMDEHGYVCIAGRNKDMIIRGGENVYPRELEEFFFTHPAVADVQIIGIPDERYGEEIVAWIKFHPGHVANELELLSWCKDRIAHFKTPRHFKFVDEFPMTVTGKIQKFRMREISIQELEAARDNLG from the coding sequence ATGCATCAACCGAATCAGAGCTACAACCGTGGCTCCCAGGACAAGGCCTTGCTGAACATCACTATTGGCCAGGCCTTTAATCGTACAGCCGCGCAGTGTCCCGATGGCGAAGCCTTGGTGGTCCGCCATCAACTGCGGCGCTACACCTGGCGGCAACTGGCCGAGACGGTTGATCTGCATGCGCGGGCATTCCTGGCTTTGGGCATGCGAACCGGCGACCGCCTGGGCATCTGGGCACCCAATTGCGCCGAGTGGCTGATCTGTCAGGTGGCTAGCGCCAAGCTCGGGGTGATCCTGGTCAATATCAATCCAGCGTACCGCAGCAGTGAGTTGGACTACGTGCTCAAGCAATCCGGCTGCCAGTGGCTGGTGTGCGCCGGAGCGTTCAAGACCTCCGATTACCACGCCATGCTCCAGGCGCTGAAGCCAGATTTGCGTGGCCTCATCAGCCTCGATCCCAGCCCGCCGCCGGGCTTCATGCCCTGGTCGCAGCTGTCGGGCCTGGGCGCCGGTGTCCCGCCCGAGCAACTGCACAGCCGCGAGGCCAGCCTGCACTTCGACCAGCCCGTGAATATCCAGTACACCTCAGGCACCACCGGCTTCCCCAAGGGCGCCACCCTCAGTCACCACAACATCCTCAATAACGGCTACATGGTCGGCGAAAGCCTGGGCCTGACTGCGCAGGACCGCCTGGTGGTCCCGGTGCCGCTGTATCACTGCTTTGGCATGGTGATGGGCAACCTCGGCTGCATCACCCACGGTACCACCCTGATCTATCCCAACGATGGCTTCGACCCACTGCTGACATTGAGTGCCGTCGCCGAAGAAAAAGCCACCGGCTTATATGGTGTGCCGACCATGTTCATCGCCATGCTCGATCACCCACGCCGCGCCGAGTTCGACTTGTCCAGCCTGCGTACCGGGATCATGGCCGGGGCGACGTGCCCTATCGAAGTGATGCGCCGAGTCATCAACGAAATGCACATGCGTGAAGTGCAGATTGCCTATGGCATGACCGAAACCAGCCCGGTATCACTGCAGACCGGTGCGGATGACGATATAGAGCGGCGCGTCACCACGGTGGGCCGTACCCAACCGCAACTGGAAACCAAGATTATCGATGAGACCGGCAACACCGTCGCGCGCGGCGAGATAGGTGAGCTGTGCACCCGTGGCTACAGTGTGATGCTCGGTTACTGGAACCACCCCGAAGGTACCCGCGAGGCCATCGACGACGCCGGCTGGATGCACACCGGCGACCTGGCGACCATGGATGAGCACGGCTATGTGTGCATCGCCGGGCGCAACAAGGACATGATCATCCGTGGTGGCGAAAACGTGTATCCGCGGGAGTTGGAAGAGTTCTTCTTCACCCATCCGGCGGTCGCCGACGTGCAGATCATCGGCATCCCCGATGAGCGTTATGGCGAAGAAATCGTCGCCTGGATCAAGTTCCATCCGGGTCATGTGGCCAACGAGCTTGAACTGTTGAGCTGGTGCAAGGACCGTATCGCCCATTTCAAGACGCCCAGGCACTTCAAGTTTGTGGACGAGTTTCCGATGACGGTGACGGGCAAGATCCAGAAATTTCGCATGCGCGAGATCAGTATCCAGGAGTTGGAGGCTGCCCGCGACAACCTGGGGTAG
- a CDS encoding leucine-rich repeat domain-containing protein, with protein sequence MSELDQPPSHQSVAPQSVHARVIQDRQPSWYDAAALKRKKAFSQTQFEMPPWYAALSPDRQSALSAAYARSFNSLNRLDVIFNGLQGVVTFAEPLLVAAMKTKFAADYDVKRLFFAREAFMPADRSKVGGLEASGYCYYQGESLLEAALGNFALEDTIETADQNASLVTRYDFHQQPPGSPFNQSQVLSRKVTMAPHAFASLCRELDLGAQYLAHVESFISPLDPPGTSRGSRARAVRNLMVSATRHQLQFAAEIAVARGDIQPDAYQLIQQLMSNQQDLEWRDKTVTFSSLNVLGQSLKQIIVIGHVSIHYPIRGNVVFLSEPCLAFIPGDPVCMLKEYANLEALKFDLVERLCVARYRQFFSQFIPYERQGAFFSRLKQHLDPTGQSAESQDFDSSKKNIRTLTASYGTRYALLWQDHTRQKIDLMRSNARAMAVSTDAADARARNAWLVKLGSTALNVLNAAVLVFPELAPVMLVIGAAQMLQEVASGIEAWEAGDKQAVWAHVSAVAFNAATAVVGARLLPLVKSAFVESLAHVRCPDGNIRLHAPDLRPYQQSVSMPAQLTVNGDGLIEHEGGLYLREDNAYYRVEQVGAGNDYKILHPHDPAAFTPRVSRTRAGAWAHEHEIPLTLTEAQLMRRLGPMAEGFSDQPLKLKRIMQMSGIEVDALRRMHVHQAALPGLLADTLKRFEIDRLVAEEGSSVRPALRAADQLERFTQRYAAAERAESAAAWPISRLFPSLPKVVVEELLDEASAAEMQVLTEQHRVPLRLAEEARHYQQQVRLARAYEGLYRNTLGNDDTQRLVLHSLDKLPGWPSSLRIDVIERLPAGDRLLDSLGPEDAAIKRRLIKFGPRNLYEVQDAKLAVFNTQADIYGAVQSAVPTEDWTAMKLTELDGGASLKQALEQMPLMPCEQLRRLLRMQPIKPGYKPPMRLAGGRIGYPLSPVGIRSAPCEQAASALYPSQSIEEVEWTLRLQDASDDVFLARMDQLEEEFTQLKATLDAWHDEDTTYRRSRGRVANTLKNAWQRLPPHLPMSPEQMRSELREEEGGLYVVRLADEQVGDLPPITANMSHVECLDLARMSLSDASLPFLQSFSGLRWLDISHSNLTRLPEFVDGGAQITWLDLSSNDIRLTAPSRERLQNMQGLKTLKLSHNRQLGWSADLSNLRDLQRLYLENTGTRVFPAGVEVPGNLAWIDLRTNGITTLPGYAIQHPDRVNLQGNPVAPL encoded by the coding sequence ATGAGTGAGCTTGATCAACCTCCCAGCCATCAATCAGTAGCGCCGCAGAGCGTGCATGCGCGGGTTATACAGGACCGGCAGCCCTCCTGGTATGACGCCGCCGCCCTGAAACGCAAGAAGGCCTTTTCACAGACGCAGTTCGAAATGCCGCCATGGTACGCAGCGCTTTCGCCGGACAGACAATCGGCACTAAGTGCCGCTTATGCACGCAGCTTTAATTCGCTGAACAGGCTTGATGTTATTTTCAACGGGCTGCAAGGCGTGGTCACGTTTGCCGAGCCGCTCCTGGTGGCGGCGATGAAGACGAAGTTTGCCGCAGACTATGACGTAAAACGGCTGTTTTTTGCCCGTGAGGCGTTCATGCCCGCCGATCGTTCAAAGGTCGGCGGCTTGGAAGCGTCCGGGTATTGCTACTACCAGGGCGAGAGCCTGCTCGAAGCGGCGCTGGGCAACTTTGCCCTGGAAGACACGATTGAGACCGCCGACCAGAACGCCAGCCTCGTCACGCGCTACGATTTCCACCAGCAGCCGCCTGGCAGCCCATTCAATCAGTCGCAAGTGCTCAGCCGTAAAGTCACTATGGCGCCTCATGCATTCGCCAGCCTGTGTCGGGAGTTGGACTTGGGTGCGCAGTACCTGGCCCATGTCGAGTCGTTCATCAGTCCACTGGACCCCCCTGGAACCTCCAGGGGCAGCAGGGCCAGGGCCGTGCGTAATCTTATGGTCAGTGCGACCCGGCATCAGCTGCAATTCGCCGCCGAAATCGCGGTGGCGCGTGGGGATATCCAGCCGGATGCGTATCAACTGATACAACAGTTGATGAGCAATCAGCAGGATCTGGAATGGCGCGATAAAACAGTTACCTTTTCGAGTTTGAACGTCCTTGGGCAGTCGCTTAAGCAAATTATCGTCATCGGGCATGTGAGTATTCACTACCCCATACGTGGCAATGTGGTGTTCTTGAGCGAGCCCTGCCTGGCGTTTATACCCGGCGACCCTGTTTGCATGTTGAAGGAATACGCCAACCTGGAGGCGCTCAAGTTTGATTTGGTCGAGCGACTGTGCGTGGCCAGGTACCGGCAGTTTTTCAGCCAGTTCATCCCCTATGAGCGGCAAGGGGCGTTTTTTTCCAGGCTCAAGCAGCATCTCGACCCCACAGGGCAGTCTGCAGAGTCTCAAGACTTTGACTCAAGCAAGAAAAATATCAGGACCCTCACCGCCAGTTACGGAACGCGCTACGCCTTGTTGTGGCAGGACCATACCCGGCAAAAAATCGACCTGATGCGCAGCAACGCCCGGGCCATGGCCGTCTCCACCGATGCGGCGGACGCACGTGCGCGTAATGCCTGGCTGGTCAAGTTGGGCAGCACGGCGTTGAATGTCCTGAATGCGGCTGTACTGGTCTTTCCAGAGCTGGCGCCAGTCATGTTAGTGATCGGCGCGGCGCAAATGTTGCAAGAGGTCGCATCGGGTATTGAGGCGTGGGAGGCGGGGGATAAGCAAGCGGTATGGGCTCACGTTTCAGCCGTTGCTTTCAATGCGGCGACGGCCGTTGTAGGCGCCAGGTTATTGCCCTTGGTCAAGAGCGCCTTTGTCGAGAGCCTGGCCCATGTGCGTTGCCCCGATGGCAACATCCGCCTGCATGCGCCTGACCTGAGGCCCTACCAGCAATCCGTGTCGATGCCCGCGCAGCTTACGGTGAATGGTGACGGGCTGATTGAACATGAAGGCGGCCTGTACCTGCGCGAAGACAATGCGTATTACCGAGTGGAGCAGGTTGGCGCGGGCAATGACTACAAGATCTTGCATCCGCATGATCCGGCGGCCTTCACCCCAAGGGTAAGCCGCACGCGCGCCGGGGCTTGGGCTCATGAGCACGAGATCCCGCTGACCCTGACCGAGGCGCAGTTGATGCGCCGCTTGGGGCCGATGGCAGAGGGGTTTTCGGATCAGCCGCTCAAGCTCAAACGCATCATGCAAATGTCTGGCATCGAGGTGGATGCGCTGCGCCGGATGCATGTGCATCAGGCAGCACTGCCGGGGCTATTGGCCGATACCTTGAAGCGGTTCGAGATTGACCGTTTGGTGGCTGAAGAAGGCTCCAGCGTACGCCCCGCACTGCGTGCTGCGGATCAACTCGAACGCTTTACCCAGCGCTATGCCGCTGCCGAGCGCGCAGAAAGCGCGGCCGCATGGCCGATCAGCCGCTTATTTCCGTCATTACCCAAGGTGGTTGTCGAAGAACTGTTGGACGAAGCCAGCGCCGCCGAAATGCAGGTGCTCACCGAGCAGCATCGCGTGCCACTGCGCCTGGCTGAAGAGGCCCGCCATTATCAACAGCAGGTGCGCCTGGCGCGGGCGTATGAGGGCCTGTACCGCAATACCCTGGGCAATGACGACACGCAACGCTTGGTGCTGCACAGCCTGGACAAGCTGCCCGGCTGGCCATCGAGCTTGCGTATCGACGTTATCGAGCGGTTGCCTGCGGGGGATCGCCTGCTGGACTCATTGGGGCCGGAGGACGCCGCGATCAAGCGGCGTCTTATCAAGTTTGGTCCCAGGAACCTTTATGAAGTACAGGATGCCAAGCTGGCGGTATTCAATACCCAGGCGGATATCTATGGGGCGGTACAGTCAGCGGTCCCGACTGAGGACTGGACGGCAATGAAACTGACCGAGTTGGATGGAGGCGCAAGCCTGAAACAGGCGCTGGAGCAGATGCCTTTGATGCCTTGTGAGCAATTGCGCAGATTGTTGCGCATGCAGCCGATCAAGCCTGGGTATAAACCGCCCATGCGCCTTGCGGGGGGACGTATCGGCTATCCGTTGAGTCCTGTGGGCATTCGATCCGCTCCCTGCGAACAGGCAGCCTCAGCGCTGTATCCGTCACAATCCATCGAAGAGGTGGAGTGGACGCTGAGGCTGCAAGACGCCAGCGATGATGTGTTTTTGGCCCGCATGGACCAGCTCGAAGAGGAGTTCACGCAACTGAAGGCGACACTGGACGCCTGGCATGACGAAGACACGACTTATCGCCGATCCAGGGGCCGGGTAGCCAATACCCTCAAGAATGCCTGGCAGCGTTTACCTCCGCACTTGCCCATGAGTCCTGAGCAAATGCGCTCTGAGCTACGAGAAGAGGAGGGTGGGCTGTATGTCGTGCGCTTGGCCGACGAGCAAGTCGGTGATTTGCCGCCGATTACCGCGAACATGAGCCATGTGGAATGTCTGGATTTAGCGAGAATGTCACTTTCGGACGCCTCTTTACCTTTCTTGCAGTCATTCAGCGGCTTGCGTTGGCTGGATATCAGCCACAGTAACCTCACGCGCTTGCCGGAGTTCGTCGATGGGGGCGCGCAAATCACCTGGCTCGACCTGAGCAGCAATGACATTCGCCTGACTGCGCCGAGTCGTGAACGCCTGCAGAATATGCAGGGCCTCAAGACCCTCAAGCTCTCCCATAACCGGCAGTTGGGGTGGTCCGCGGACCTTAGCAACCTGCGTGATCTGCAGCGGCTCTATCTGGAAAATACCGGCACCAGGGTATTCCCGGCAGGTGTCGAGGTGCCTGGCAACCTGGCCTGGATCGATCTGCGTACGAATGGGATCACGACCTTGCCCGGCTATGCCATACAGCACCCGGATCGAGTCAATCTACAGGGCAATCCCGTCGCGCCGCTTTGA
- a CDS encoding hydroxymethylglutaryl-CoA lyase, producing the protein MSLPSHVRLVEVGPRDGLQNEAQPISVADKVQLVDALSEAGLSYIEVGSFVSPKWVPQMAGSAEVFAQIQRKPGVTYGALAPNLRGFEDALAAGVKEVAVFAAASEAFSQRNINCSISESLARFAPIMAAARQHGISVRGYVSCVLGCPYEGAVAPEQVATVARELYAMGCYEVSLGDTIGTGTAGATRRLFEVVGAQVPRDKLAGHFHDTYGQAIANVYAGLLEGIQVFDSSIAGLGGCPYAKGASGNVATEDVLYLLNGLGIDTGIDLERLIGAGQQISRVLGRPSGSRVAKARSAG; encoded by the coding sequence ATGTCCCTCCCCTCACACGTACGCCTGGTGGAAGTCGGCCCGCGCGACGGTTTGCAAAATGAAGCCCAGCCCATCAGCGTGGCGGATAAGGTCCAACTGGTGGACGCCTTGAGCGAAGCCGGGCTGAGCTATATCGAAGTCGGCAGTTTTGTCTCGCCCAAGTGGGTGCCGCAGATGGCCGGCTCAGCCGAGGTGTTTGCACAGATCCAGCGCAAGCCCGGCGTGACCTATGGCGCGCTGGCGCCGAACCTGCGCGGGTTCGAGGATGCGCTGGCGGCCGGGGTCAAGGAAGTTGCGGTATTTGCCGCAGCGTCCGAAGCGTTTTCCCAGCGCAATATCAACTGCTCCATCAGCGAAAGCCTGGCGCGGTTCGCGCCGATCATGGCCGCGGCCAGGCAGCATGGCATCAGCGTGCGGGGGTATGTGTCGTGCGTGTTGGGTTGCCCGTATGAAGGCGCTGTCGCCCCAGAGCAAGTGGCGACCGTCGCTCGCGAACTGTATGCCATGGGCTGTTATGAAGTGTCCCTGGGCGACACCATCGGCACCGGCACGGCGGGGGCAACCCGGCGGCTGTTCGAAGTGGTCGGCGCCCAGGTACCGCGGGACAAACTGGCCGGGCATTTCCACGACACCTACGGCCAAGCCATCGCCAATGTCTACGCCGGCCTGCTGGAAGGCATCCAAGTGTTCGACAGCTCTATCGCTGGTCTCGGCGGTTGCCCCTACGCCAAGGGTGCCAGCGGTAACGTCGCCACCGAGGATGTGCTGTACCTGCTCAATGGCCTGGGTATCGATACGGGTATCGACCTGGAGCGCTTGATTGGCGCGGGCCAGCAGATCAGCAGAGTGCTGGGGCGGCCGAGCGGTTCGCGTGTGGCCAAGGCCCGTAGCGCCGGATGA
- a CDS encoding MerR family transcriptional regulator, with translation MSTTYSISDLARELDITTRAIRFYEEQGLLAPERRGQERIYSARDKVSLKLILRGKRIGFSLAECRELIELYDPTGGNQIQLNSMLAKIAERREQLEQQLLDIEQMKLELDTAEERCTQALAHTISQAGH, from the coding sequence ATGAGCACCACCTACAGCATCTCCGACCTCGCCCGCGAGCTCGACATCACCACCCGCGCCATTCGCTTCTATGAAGAACAAGGCCTGCTGGCCCCGGAACGCCGTGGCCAGGAGCGCATCTACTCGGCGCGGGACAAAGTCAGCCTCAAGCTGATCCTGCGCGGTAAGCGCATCGGCTTTTCCCTGGCCGAATGCCGCGAGCTGATCGAGCTCTACGACCCCACCGGCGGCAACCAGATCCAACTCAACAGCATGCTGGCCAAGATCGCCGAGCGCCGTGAACAGCTTGAGCAACAGTTGCTGGATATCGAGCAAATGAAGCTGGAGCTGGACACCGCAGAAGAGCGTTGCACTCAAGCCCTCGCGCACACCATCAGCCAAGCCGGCCATTGA
- a CDS encoding LysR family transcriptional regulator translates to MNLSKVDLNLFIVFDAIYTEANLTRAGQIVGITQPAVSNALARLRETFNDPLFVRTAQGMVPTPMAQNIIGPVRNALSLLRVSVQESRIFNPQQAAKTYRISMTDLTEAVILPQLFQRLRRLAPTVVIESFLSKRRETTKELAAGRLDFAVDAPLNTDPQVRHVKLMEDRYVCAMRKGHPMAGKDKFSLDDYLSLTHIHISSRRNGLGHVDLALGKMGIQRKIALRSQHYLMASQVLQQTDMVMTVPERFARRHELHWFNLPVNDVPLVETHLYWHESTDQDPANRWMREQMIELCQQVTAHEKKLDKQQA, encoded by the coding sequence ATGAATCTGAGCAAGGTCGACCTCAACCTTTTCATCGTCTTTGATGCGATCTACACCGAAGCCAACCTGACCCGCGCCGGGCAGATCGTCGGCATCACCCAACCGGCGGTGTCGAACGCCCTGGCCCGCCTGCGCGAGACCTTCAACGACCCGTTGTTCGTGCGCACCGCCCAAGGCATGGTGCCCACGCCCATGGCGCAGAACATCATCGGCCCGGTGCGCAATGCGCTGTCGTTGCTACGGGTGTCGGTGCAGGAAAGCCGCATCTTCAACCCGCAGCAGGCGGCCAAGACCTACCGTATCAGCATGACCGACCTCACCGAGGCGGTGATCCTGCCGCAGCTGTTCCAGCGCCTGCGCCGCCTGGCGCCGACCGTGGTGATCGAGAGTTTCCTGTCCAAGCGCCGCGAAACCACCAAGGAACTGGCGGCCGGGCGCCTGGATTTTGCCGTGGACGCGCCACTCAACACCGACCCACAGGTGCGCCATGTCAAGCTCATGGAAGACCGCTACGTATGCGCCATGCGCAAGGGCCACCCGATGGCAGGCAAGGACAAATTCAGCCTGGATGACTACCTGTCGCTGACCCATATCCATATCTCCAGCCGCCGTAACGGGTTGGGCCATGTGGACCTGGCCCTGGGCAAGATGGGCATCCAGCGCAAGATCGCCCTGCGTTCCCAGCATTACCTGATGGCCTCCCAGGTATTGCAGCAGACCGACATGGTGATGACCGTGCCCGAACGCTTCGCCCGCCGCCATGAACTGCACTGGTTCAATTTGCCGGTCAACGACGTACCGCTGGTAGAAACCCACCTGTATTGGCATGAAAGCACTGACCAGGACCCGGCGAACCGCTGGATGCGCGAGCAGATGATCGAGCTATGCCAGCAGGTGACGGCCCATGAAAAGAAACTCGATAAACAACAAGCCTAA
- a CDS encoding acyl-CoA dehydrogenase produces the protein MDFAYSPKVQELRERVTAFMDAYVYPAEPVFERQVSEGDRWQPTAIMEELKAKAKAEGLWNLFLPESELGAGLTNLEYAPLAEIMGRSLLGPEPFNCSAPDTGNMEVLVRYANEEQKQRWLEPLLRGEIRSAFAMTEPDVASSDATNMAARAERQGDEWVINGKKWWTSGACDPRCKILIFMGLSNPDAPRHQQHSMILVPVDTPGVKILRPLPVFGYDDAPHGHAEVLFDNVRVPYENVLLGEGRGFEIAQGRLGPGRIHHCMRSVGMAERALELMCKRSVSRTAFGKPLARLGGNIDKIADSRMEIDMARLLTLKAAYMMDTVGNKVAKSEIAQIKVVAPNVALKVIDRAIQIHGGAGVSNDFPLAYMYAMQRTLRLADGPDEVHRAAIGKFEIGKYVPRELMRSGQ, from the coding sequence ATGGATTTCGCCTATTCGCCCAAGGTTCAGGAACTGCGTGAACGTGTCACCGCGTTCATGGACGCTTACGTCTACCCGGCCGAGCCGGTGTTCGAGCGCCAGGTCAGCGAAGGTGATCGCTGGCAGCCCACCGCCATCATGGAAGAACTCAAGGCCAAGGCTAAGGCCGAGGGCTTGTGGAACCTGTTCCTGCCCGAATCCGAACTGGGCGCAGGGCTCACCAATCTTGAATACGCACCGCTGGCGGAAATCATGGGCCGGTCCTTGCTCGGCCCGGAGCCGTTCAACTGCTCCGCGCCCGACACCGGCAATATGGAAGTGCTGGTGCGCTACGCCAACGAAGAGCAGAAACAACGCTGGCTCGAGCCGCTGTTGCGCGGCGAGATTCGCTCCGCCTTCGCCATGACCGAGCCAGATGTGGCTTCATCGGACGCCACCAACATGGCTGCCCGCGCCGAACGCCAGGGCGACGAGTGGGTAATCAACGGCAAGAAATGGTGGACGTCAGGTGCTTGCGACCCGCGCTGCAAAATCCTGATCTTCATGGGCCTGAGCAACCCGGATGCACCGCGCCACCAGCAGCACTCGATGATCCTCGTTCCTGTGGACACCCCCGGGGTGAAAATCCTGCGTCCGCTGCCGGTGTTCGGCTACGACGACGCGCCCCACGGCCACGCCGAAGTGCTGTTCGACAACGTGCGCGTGCCCTACGAAAACGTGCTGCTGGGGGAGGGACGTGGCTTCGAGATCGCCCAGGGCCGCCTTGGCCCGGGCCGTATCCACCACTGCATGCGCTCCGTCGGCATGGCCGAACGCGCCTTGGAATTGATGTGCAAACGTTCGGTCAGCCGCACCGCGTTCGGCAAGCCTTTGGCGCGTCTGGGGGGCAATATCGACAAGATCGCCGACTCGCGCATGGAGATCGACATGGCGCGCCTGCTGACCTTGAAAGCGGCGTACATGATGGACACCGTGGGCAATAAAGTGGCGAAAAGCGAAATCGCCCAGATCAAGGTGGTGGCGCCGAATGTCGCCTTGAAGGTGATCGACCGTGCGATCCAGATCCATGGCGGTGCCGGGGTCTCCAATGATTTCCCGCTGGCTTATATGTACGCCATGCAACGTACCCTGCGCCTGGCCGATGGCCCGGACGAGGTGCATCGTGCGGCGATTGGCAAGTTCGAGATCGGCAAGTATGTGCCGCGGGAGTTGATGCGTAGCGGGCAGTAG